The Ramlibacter pinisoli genome segment GCCGGTGCCGACCACGCCGCGCGGCGCGAACATCACGATCAGCACCAGCACGCTGCCGTAGATCACCATGTTCAGCCCGGGCAGGTTGCCGAACAGGTTGCGCGTGGCCTCGGCCAGCAGGTGCAGCGTGAGCGCGCCCAGCACCGGCCCCCACAGGGTGCCCATGCCGCCGACGATGGCCGCCACCAGCGCCTCGACCGAGGTGTGCGGGCCGAACGCGATGCCCGGGTCGATGTACTGGAACACCTGCACGTAGAACGCCCCGGCCGCCCCCATCAGCGCGGCCGACAGGGCGATGGCGCCGAGCTTGGCGCGGAACGGGTCGACGCCGATGGCGCGTGCCGCATCCTCGTTGTCGCGCACGGCCTGCAGGCAGGCGCCGAAGCGCGAGTGGCGCAGCCAGGCCGTCAGCAGCAGGGCGATGACCACCAGCGCCAGCGCCAGCCAGACGAAACCGGCGCGCGAGGCGAACTGCATGTTGGCGGGCGCGGCGCGCAGCGGCAGCATGAGGCCGACCCCGGCGCCGGTGAACGGGACCGACAGCGCCGTGACGCGGAACACCTCGGCGAACGCCAGCGTGACCAGCGCGAAATACGAGCCGCGCAGGCCGTAGCGGAACGACAGGGCGCCCACGAACAGGCCGACGCCCGCCGCCAGCGCGACCGCCAGCGCCAGCGCCGGCCAGGGATTGAGCCCCCACTGCAGCTGCGCAATCACCTGGGCGTAGGCGCCGGTGCCGAAGAACAGCGCATGGCCGAACGAGAACTGGCCGCCGTAGCCGCCCAGCAGGTTCCAGGCCTGCGCCATCAGGGCGGCGTACAGCACCGTCATGGCGAGATTCAGCAGCACGCCGGAACCGCTGGCCAGCGGCAGCACGGCGACGGCGAGCGCGAAGGCGGCGATGGCCAGCAGGTCGCGGTTCATGCGCGCGCCCCGAACAGGCCCTGCGGGCGCAGCAGCAGCACCGCGATGAAGATCAGGAAGATGCCGATCTGGCCCAGCGACTCGCCCAGCCACAGCCCGCCGAGCGACTCCACCACGCCGATCAGCAGCCCGCCCAGCAGCGCGCCGGCGAAGCTGCCCATGCCGCCCAGCACGACGATGGTGAAGGCCACCAGCACGAAGCCGTTGCCCACCAGCGGGTTGACGTAGTAGGCCGGCAGCAGGAAGCAGGCGGCCGCGCCCAGGCAGGCCAGCCCGATGCCGAAGCTCATCGCGTACACGTGTTCGACGTTGATGCCCATCAGGCGGGCGCCGTGCTTCTCGCGCGCCACGGCGCGGATCGCGCGGCCCAGGTCGGTGCGGCGCACGATCCACAGCAGCACGGCCGAGGCGACCAGCGCGCCGGCGCAGGCGGCCAGCTTGGGCACGGCGATCATGGCCGGCCCGATCGGCACCGTGGCCAGGGTGTAGGCGGTCTCGATGGTGCGGGTGTCGGAGCGGAACGCCAGCAGGGCCAGGTTCTCCAGCACGATCGACAGGCCCAGCGTGACCAGCAGGATGTTCTCGTCCTTGCCGTGGCTGGCGCGGTTGATCACCACCCGCTGCAGCCCGTAGCCGAGGGCGAACATCGCCGGCACCATGACCGGCAGCGCCAGGTAGGGATCGAGGCCGAACTGCGCGCGCAGGAAGTACACGCCGTACAGCGCCACCATCAGCGCCGCGCCGTGGGCGAAGTTGATGATGTGCAGCACCCCGTAGATGAGCGTGAGGCCGAGCGCCACCAGCGCGTACACCGCGCCGGTGGTCAGGCCGTTCAG includes the following:
- a CDS encoding branched-chain amino acid ABC transporter permease, yielding MFDLSILFPAVLNGLTTGAVYALVALGLTLIYGVLHIINFAHGAALMVALYGVYFLRAQFGLDPYLALPVMVPAMFALGYGLQRVVINRASHGKDENILLVTLGLSIVLENLALLAFRSDTRTIETAYTLATVPIGPAMIAVPKLAACAGALVASAVLLWIVRRTDLGRAIRAVAREKHGARLMGINVEHVYAMSFGIGLACLGAAACFLLPAYYVNPLVGNGFVLVAFTIVVLGGMGSFAGALLGGLLIGVVESLGGLWLGESLGQIGIFLIFIAVLLLRPQGLFGARA
- a CDS encoding branched-chain amino acid ABC transporter permease; this translates as MNRDLLAIAAFALAVAVLPLASGSGVLLNLAMTVLYAALMAQAWNLLGGYGGQFSFGHALFFGTGAYAQVIAQLQWGLNPWPALALAVALAAGVGLFVGALSFRYGLRGSYFALVTLAFAEVFRVTALSVPFTGAGVGLMLPLRAAPANMQFASRAGFVWLALALVVIALLLTAWLRHSRFGACLQAVRDNEDAARAIGVDPFRAKLGAIALSAALMGAAGAFYVQVFQYIDPGIAFGPHTSVEALVAAIVGGMGTLWGPVLGALTLHLLAEATRNLFGNLPGLNMVIYGSVLVLIVMFAPRGVVGTGRSVRGLWARRGGPHD